A genomic segment from uncultured Alistipes sp. encodes:
- the infC gene encoding translation initiation factor IF-3 has translation MPEKENPHRINEQITVPEVRVVGDNVPQAQVMPIRDALRLADELELDLIEISPKAEPPVCRIADYQKFLYQQKKKAKELKANQTKVVVKEIRFGPQTDDHDYNFKLKHAQNFLKEGAKVKAYVFFRGRSIVFKEQGEILLLRFATDLEDVAKVEMMPKLDGKKMNMMLAPKSKK, from the coding sequence TTGCCCGAAAAGGAGAATCCCCACCGGATCAACGAACAGATTACGGTACCCGAAGTGCGTGTGGTGGGCGACAACGTGCCTCAGGCACAGGTGATGCCGATCCGCGACGCGCTGCGCCTGGCCGACGAACTGGAGCTCGACCTGATCGAGATCTCCCCGAAGGCCGAACCGCCCGTCTGCCGCATCGCCGACTACCAGAAGTTCCTCTACCAGCAGAAGAAGAAGGCCAAGGAGTTGAAGGCAAACCAGACGAAAGTCGTCGTCAAGGAGATCCGTTTCGGGCCCCAGACCGACGACCACGACTACAACTTCAAGCTCAAGCACGCGCAGAACTTCCTCAAGGAGGGGGCAAAGGTGAAGGCTTATGTCTTCTTCCGCGGGCGTTCGATCGTCTTCAAGGAGCAGGGCGAGATTCTGCTGCTGCGCTTCGCCACCGATCTGGAGGATGTCGCCAAGGTGGAGATGATGCCCAAGCTCGACGGCAAGAAGATGAACATGATGCTTGCACCGAAGTCGAAAAAGTAG
- the thrS gene encoding threonine--tRNA ligase, with amino-acid sequence MIKITFPDGSVREYAEGTTAYQIAESISPRLAADSLAASVNGATTDMMRPIEADASIKFYKWDDEEGKHAFWHTSSHLLAEALEALYPGIKFGIGPAIENGFYYDVDSPTPITEADLATIENKMVELARNKEPLVRREVPKAEALKTFTEKGDQYKVELITALEDGTISFYTNGAFTDLCRGPHIPNTGYIKAIKLTSVAGAYWRGNEKNKMLTRIYGISFPKKSMLDEYLAMMEEAKKRDHRKLGKDLELFTFSQRVGQGLPLWLPKGAALRDRLEQFLRNVQKEYGYQQVITPHIGNKELYVTSGHYAKYGKDSFQPIHTPIEGEEYLLKPMNCPHHCEIYRSKPRSYKELPVRLAEFGTVYRYEQSGELHGLTRVRGFTQDDAHLFVRPDQLLEEFERVIDIVLYIFKTLKFDSYTAQISLRDPNNKEKYIGSDENWEKAESAIMQAAKEKGLNTVVEYGEAAFYGPKLDFMVKDAIGRKWQLGTIQVDYNLPERFDLTYKGADDKLHRPIMIHRAPFGSMERFVAVLLEHTGGKFPLWLSPQQVVVLPISEKFNDYAQRVAEYLNRYDVRTEVDDRNEKIGRKIRDNEIKRIPYLLIVGEKEEAEGLVSVRAQGEGDKGQMSMEGFRDFLTGLVKQEVEANKIVKD; translated from the coding sequence ATGATCAAAATCACTTTTCCCGACGGCTCGGTTCGCGAATATGCCGAAGGGACGACTGCGTACCAGATCGCAGAGAGCATCAGCCCTCGTTTAGCTGCTGACTCCCTGGCGGCCTCGGTAAACGGCGCAACCACGGACATGATGCGCCCGATCGAAGCGGATGCCTCGATCAAATTCTACAAATGGGACGACGAGGAGGGCAAGCACGCCTTCTGGCACACGTCGTCACACCTGCTGGCCGAAGCCCTCGAAGCCCTCTATCCGGGCATCAAGTTCGGTATCGGCCCGGCTATCGAGAACGGTTTCTACTACGACGTCGACAGCCCGACGCCCATCACCGAAGCCGATCTCGCCACGATCGAAAACAAAATGGTCGAACTCGCCCGCAACAAGGAGCCGCTCGTCCGGCGCGAAGTGCCCAAGGCCGAAGCCCTGAAAACCTTCACCGAGAAGGGCGACCAGTACAAAGTCGAGTTGATCACCGCCCTGGAGGACGGTACCATTTCGTTCTATACCAACGGCGCCTTCACGGACCTCTGCCGCGGGCCGCACATCCCCAATACGGGTTACATCAAGGCCATCAAGCTCACCTCGGTGGCCGGTGCCTACTGGCGCGGCAACGAGAAGAACAAGATGCTGACGCGTATCTACGGCATCTCGTTCCCCAAGAAGTCGATGCTCGACGAGTACCTCGCCATGATGGAGGAGGCCAAGAAGCGCGACCACCGCAAACTGGGCAAGGACCTCGAACTCTTCACCTTCTCGCAACGCGTGGGCCAGGGACTGCCCCTCTGGCTGCCCAAGGGCGCCGCCCTGCGCGACCGCCTCGAACAGTTCCTGCGCAACGTCCAGAAGGAGTACGGATACCAGCAGGTCATCACCCCGCACATCGGCAACAAGGAGCTCTACGTCACCTCGGGCCACTACGCCAAGTACGGCAAGGACTCCTTCCAGCCCATCCATACCCCAATCGAGGGCGAAGAGTATCTGCTCAAACCGATGAACTGCCCGCACCACTGCGAAATCTACCGCTCGAAGCCCCGTTCGTACAAGGAGCTGCCGGTGCGTCTGGCCGAATTCGGTACGGTCTACCGCTACGAGCAGTCGGGTGAGCTCCACGGGTTGACCCGCGTCCGCGGGTTCACGCAGGACGACGCCCACCTCTTCGTACGGCCCGACCAGCTGCTCGAAGAGTTCGAGCGCGTGATCGACATCGTGCTCTACATCTTCAAGACGCTGAAGTTCGACAGCTACACGGCCCAGATCTCGCTGCGCGACCCGAACAACAAGGAGAAGTACATCGGTTCGGACGAAAACTGGGAGAAGGCCGAGTCGGCCATCATGCAGGCCGCCAAGGAGAAGGGCCTCAATACGGTGGTCGAATACGGCGAGGCCGCCTTCTACGGCCCGAAACTCGACTTCATGGTCAAGGACGCCATCGGCCGCAAGTGGCAACTCGGAACGATCCAGGTAGACTACAACCTCCCGGAGCGCTTTGACCTCACCTACAAGGGCGCTGACGACAAACTCCACCGCCCGATCATGATCCACCGCGCGCCGTTCGGCTCGATGGAGCGGTTCGTGGCCGTACTGTTGGAGCATACGGGCGGCAAGTTCCCGCTGTGGCTCTCGCCCCAGCAGGTTGTGGTACTTCCGATCTCGGAGAAGTTCAACGACTACGCGCAGCGCGTGGCCGAATACCTGAACCGCTACGATGTCCGCACGGAGGTCGACGACCGCAACGAGAAGATCGGGCGCAAGATCCGCGACAACGAGATCAAACGCATCCCCTACCTGCTGATCGTCGGCGAGAAGGAGGAGGCCGAAGGGCTGGTCTCGGTCCGCGCCCAGGGCGAAGGTGACAAGGGACAGATGTCGATGGAGGGCTTCCGCGACTTCCTGACCGGACTGGTCAAGCAGGAGGTCGAGGCCAACAAGATCGTCAAGGACTGA
- the pdxA gene encoding 4-hydroxythreonine-4-phosphate dehydrogenase PdxA, translated as MTEQKYRIGITQGDPNGIGWEVIIKALADPRITELFTPVLYGSPKAAACYRDSIAEIEQFSYTPVSSAAEARRGRINLVACGEIAEVQPGQPTPEAGRAAVEALRTAMRDLKAGELDALVTAPFDKETVQSDEFRYTGHTEYLAAELEGESMMIMCSDVLRVGLVTKHIPVSEIAAGISQEKIVEDLRILRRSLIADFGIVEPRIAVMALNPHAGDGGLLGREEQEIIRPAIVEAFREGILAFGPFAADGLFAGGGYAKYDGILAMYHDQGLAPFKSLFPDGVNFTAGLAAVRTSPDHGTAFDIAGKDKADAQSMRNAIYTAIDIVRNRTAWAEWSSNPLPRAEREKSSRDTTVKEPPQAAARE; from the coding sequence ATGACCGAACAGAAATACAGAATAGGCATCACGCAAGGCGACCCCAACGGCATCGGCTGGGAGGTGATCATCAAGGCCCTGGCCGATCCGCGGATCACGGAGCTCTTCACCCCGGTCCTCTACGGATCGCCCAAAGCCGCCGCCTGCTACCGGGACAGCATTGCGGAGATCGAGCAGTTCTCCTACACACCCGTGAGTTCGGCCGCCGAAGCCCGGCGGGGGAGGATCAACCTCGTGGCGTGCGGCGAGATCGCCGAAGTACAGCCCGGGCAGCCGACCCCCGAAGCGGGGCGTGCGGCCGTCGAGGCCCTGCGCACCGCAATGCGCGACCTCAAGGCGGGAGAGCTCGACGCACTGGTGACCGCACCCTTCGACAAGGAGACCGTCCAGAGCGACGAGTTCCGGTACACGGGACACACGGAATACCTCGCTGCGGAACTCGAAGGCGAGTCGATGATGATCATGTGCAGCGACGTGCTGCGCGTGGGGCTCGTCACCAAGCACATCCCCGTGTCGGAGATCGCCGCAGGCATCTCGCAGGAGAAGATCGTCGAGGATCTGCGGATCCTGCGCCGTTCGCTCATCGCCGATTTCGGCATCGTGGAGCCCCGCATCGCCGTGATGGCCCTCAACCCCCACGCCGGAGACGGCGGACTGCTGGGCCGCGAGGAGCAGGAGATCATCCGCCCGGCCATCGTCGAGGCTTTCCGCGAGGGCATACTGGCCTTCGGGCCCTTTGCCGCCGACGGGCTCTTCGCCGGAGGCGGGTACGCCAAGTACGACGGCATCCTGGCCATGTACCACGATCAGGGATTGGCCCCGTTCAAGAGCCTCTTTCCCGACGGTGTGAACTTCACCGCCGGACTTGCGGCCGTGCGCACCTCGCCCGACCACGGCACGGCCTTCGACATCGCCGGGAAGGACAAGGCCGATGCGCAGTCGATGCGCAACGCCATCTACACGGCCATCGACATCGTACGCAACCGGACGGCCTGGGCCGAATGGTCGTCGAACCCGCTGCCGCGGGCCGAACGGGAGAAGTCGAGCCGCGACACCACGGTGAAGGAGCCGCCGCAGGCCGCCGCCAGGGAGTAA
- a CDS encoding RNA methyltransferase: MTKAEIQLVRSLADKRGRAEHGLFLAEGEKLIGELRASHLRVRRIYALEGIFAGEEVEVVTPRDMERLSQLKTPSNSVALVEIPHYGLKTADLRGQLTLALDEVQNPGNVGTIIRLADWFGIRDILCSEGTADCFNPKVVQATMGAILRVRVHYVPLAPLLAEAAAGGIPVYGTFLEGENIYTEELSPTGIVVMGNEGRGVTEAVARSVTRKLFIPPWPADRRGSESLNVAMATGIVCAEFRRQTAIRSEK, encoded by the coding sequence ATGACGAAAGCCGAAATCCAACTCGTCCGCTCGCTGGCCGACAAGCGCGGCCGTGCGGAACACGGACTCTTCCTGGCCGAGGGCGAGAAGCTCATCGGCGAACTGCGCGCATCGCATCTGCGCGTGCGTAGGATCTATGCGTTGGAGGGGATCTTCGCCGGAGAGGAGGTCGAGGTGGTCACCCCGCGCGACATGGAGCGTCTCTCGCAGCTGAAAACCCCCTCGAACTCGGTGGCGCTGGTCGAGATCCCGCATTACGGGCTGAAAACCGCCGACCTGCGGGGGCAGCTCACCCTGGCGCTCGACGAGGTGCAGAACCCCGGCAACGTGGGGACGATCATCCGGCTGGCCGACTGGTTCGGCATTCGGGACATCCTCTGCTCGGAGGGCACGGCCGACTGCTTCAACCCGAAGGTCGTACAGGCCACGATGGGCGCCATCCTGCGCGTGAGGGTCCATTACGTGCCGTTGGCGCCGTTGCTTGCGGAGGCTGCCGCCGGGGGGATTCCCGTCTACGGGACCTTTCTCGAAGGGGAGAATATCTACACCGAGGAGCTTTCACCGACGGGGATCGTCGTCATGGGCAACGAGGGCCGCGGCGTGACCGAAGCCGTGGCACGGAGCGTCACCCGCAAACTCTTCATCCCGCCCTGGCCCGCCGACCGCCGCGGTTCGGAATCGCTCAACGTCGCCATGGCGACGGGAATCGTCTGTGCCGAATTCCGGCGTCAAACCGCCATCCGGAGCGAGAAATAG
- a CDS encoding ribonuclease Z, whose translation MSFAVTILGCASAKPTPSRHPSGQAVNIHEQHYLVDAGEGVQQQLIRCGINPLKIRAVFISHLHGDHVFGLFPLISTLGLYGRRTPLDVYAPAPFGEMLETHLRFFDAELPYEVVWHEVRTTKHALLFENRTVEVWSIPLRHRVPCAGFLFREKEPPLNVDKFKIVKYGLSIAQITAAKRGEEIVTETGEVIPNGELTYRPYRARSYAYLSDTNFSARAAGLCAGVDLMYHEATYAAAEQRSARDRGHSTTVDAAKAALKAGARRLVIGHYSSRYKDEGVLVEEARALFPETWPATEGVTYTIEKEP comes from the coding sequence ATGAGCTTCGCGGTAACCATCCTCGGCTGCGCCTCGGCCAAGCCCACCCCGAGCCGCCACCCCTCGGGGCAGGCGGTGAACATCCACGAGCAGCATTATCTGGTGGATGCGGGCGAGGGCGTGCAGCAGCAGCTGATCCGCTGCGGCATCAACCCGCTGAAAATCCGCGCCGTCTTCATCTCGCACCTCCACGGAGACCATGTGTTCGGGCTCTTCCCGCTGATCTCGACGCTGGGGCTCTACGGGCGCCGCACGCCGCTCGACGTCTATGCCCCGGCACCGTTCGGCGAGATGCTCGAAACGCACCTGCGCTTCTTCGACGCGGAGCTCCCCTACGAGGTCGTATGGCACGAGGTACGGACCACGAAGCACGCCCTGCTTTTCGAAAACCGCACGGTCGAGGTGTGGAGCATTCCGCTGCGCCACCGGGTGCCGTGCGCCGGGTTCCTCTTCCGCGAGAAGGAGCCGCCGCTGAATGTCGACAAGTTCAAGATCGTGAAATACGGGCTCTCGATCGCGCAGATCACCGCCGCCAAGCGCGGCGAGGAGATCGTGACGGAGACGGGCGAGGTGATCCCCAACGGGGAACTCACCTACCGCCCCTACCGGGCGCGGTCGTACGCCTACCTCTCGGATACGAACTTCTCGGCGCGCGCCGCCGGGCTCTGCGCCGGGGTCGACCTGATGTACCACGAAGCCACGTACGCCGCCGCCGAACAGCGGTCGGCTCGCGACCGGGGCCACTCGACGACCGTCGATGCGGCGAAAGCGGCTCTGAAAGCCGGAGCCCGGCGGCTCGTCATCGGCCACTACTCGTCGCGTTACAAGGACGAGGGTGTATTGGTCGAGGAGGCCCGGGCGTTGTTCCCGGAGACGTGGCCCGCCACCGAGGGCGTCACCTACACCATTGAAAAGGAGCCATGA
- the trxB gene encoding thioredoxin-disulfide reductase — translation METNKETIKVLIIGSGPAGYTAAIYLSRANLAPVLYEGIEPGGQLTTTTEVENFPGFPEGIDGPELMSRMRAQAERLGADLRAGTITKVDLSARPFRAEVDGEKELLAESLIISTGATAKYLGLPSETKFRGQGVSACATCDGFFYRKKDVAVVGGGDTACEEATYLASLCRKVYMIVRKPFLRASKAMQERVFNTPNIEVLFEHNTVEVLGDDSGVTGALLRRNDGVEHTIDIAGFFLAIGHHPNTELFAGQLDLNEEGYIKVEGNTSKTSVEGVFAAGDVKDPHYRQAITAAGSGCVAALDCERFLLR, via the coding sequence ATGGAAACCAACAAGGAGACGATCAAAGTGCTGATCATCGGCAGCGGGCCCGCCGGGTATACCGCCGCCATCTATCTGTCGCGTGCCAACCTGGCGCCGGTACTCTACGAGGGTATCGAGCCGGGCGGGCAACTCACCACGACCACCGAAGTCGAGAACTTCCCGGGATTCCCCGAAGGGATCGACGGCCCGGAACTGATGTCGCGGATGCGGGCCCAGGCCGAACGCCTCGGTGCCGACCTGCGTGCGGGAACGATCACGAAGGTCGACCTCTCGGCCCGACCCTTCCGCGCGGAGGTCGACGGCGAAAAGGAGCTGCTGGCCGAAAGCCTCATCATCTCGACGGGCGCCACGGCCAAATACCTCGGGCTGCCCTCCGAGACGAAATTCCGCGGGCAGGGCGTGAGTGCCTGCGCCACGTGCGACGGGTTCTTCTACCGCAAGAAGGATGTCGCGGTGGTCGGCGGCGGCGACACGGCCTGCGAGGAGGCCACCTATCTGGCTTCGCTGTGCCGCAAGGTCTACATGATCGTCCGCAAGCCCTTCCTGCGCGCCTCGAAGGCGATGCAGGAGCGCGTCTTCAACACCCCCAACATCGAGGTGCTCTTCGAGCACAACACCGTCGAGGTGCTGGGCGACGACTCCGGCGTGACGGGCGCCCTGCTGCGCCGCAACGACGGCGTGGAGCACACGATCGACATCGCGGGCTTCTTCCTCGCCATCGGCCACCATCCCAATACGGAACTCTTTGCCGGACAGCTCGATCTCAATGAGGAGGGGTATATCAAGGTCGAGGGCAACACCTCGAAAACCTCGGTCGAAGGCGTCTTCGCCGCCGGCGACGTGAAGGATCCCCACTATCGGCAGGCCATCACGGCCGCCGGGTCGGGCTGCGTCGCCGCCCTGGACTGCGAACGATTCCTGCTGCGATAA
- a CDS encoding WG repeat-containing protein, whose protein sequence is MTPTIQTFTRALLTPDLAFGELADARAVTGPEGLPQLMRTTRFAEAEIEWQGQHWLLSLPLSSSAIHTVERVASRIGRLNTEWLTPYRILPGEMRWCTPTGAELRCDLVLQHLPEGLSFREALCRESTERLLSALDTLREALRGLDFAHGNLRETNLRWVGDRFIPLRYHDARFGHPEIDDPAFEALREWILRESGPMVVSDVGRAYNPLLKLTGHRWVHPISEGLACVEDDSGWGYVDPENRVVIPSIFEWADSFHEGRAEVKTATGMGLIDRRGAWVIPPVYEIVDYDPVESNVYVCKGGLWAEFDYLGRQQSDFGEREART, encoded by the coding sequence ATGACACCTACAATCCAGACTTTCACCCGGGCGCTGCTGACGCCCGACCTCGCCTTCGGAGAACTGGCCGATGCCCGGGCCGTCACCGGCCCGGAGGGATTGCCGCAACTGATGCGCACGACGCGCTTCGCCGAGGCCGAAATCGAATGGCAGGGACAGCACTGGCTGTTGTCGCTGCCCCTCTCGTCGTCGGCCATCCACACGGTGGAACGGGTCGCCTCGCGGATCGGACGCCTCAACACCGAATGGCTCACACCCTACCGGATCCTGCCGGGCGAAATGCGGTGGTGCACCCCGACGGGTGCGGAGCTGCGCTGCGATCTGGTCCTGCAGCACCTGCCCGAAGGGCTCTCCTTCCGGGAGGCTCTCTGCCGGGAGTCGACCGAACGGCTTCTTTCCGCCCTCGACACGCTTCGCGAGGCGCTCCGCGGCCTGGATTTTGCACACGGCAACCTCCGGGAGACAAACCTGCGCTGGGTGGGCGACCGCTTCATCCCGCTGCGCTACCACGACGCCCGCTTCGGGCATCCCGAAATCGACGATCCGGCATTCGAGGCCCTGCGGGAGTGGATTCTCCGGGAGTCCGGACCGATGGTGGTTTCGGACGTCGGCAGAGCGTACAACCCGCTGCTGAAACTCACCGGACACCGCTGGGTACACCCGATCAGCGAGGGGCTGGCCTGCGTCGAGGATGACTCCGGATGGGGTTACGTCGACCCGGAGAACCGCGTGGTGATCCCCTCCATCTTCGAATGGGCCGACAGTTTCCACGAAGGCCGCGCCGAAGTGAAGACCGCAACCGGCATGGGGCTGATCGACCGCCGGGGAGCGTGGGTCATCCCGCCCGTTTACGAAATCGTCGACTACGATCCGGTCGAGAGCAACGTCTACGTCTGCAAGGGCGGGCTTTGGGCCGAGTTCGACTACCTGGGGCGCCAACAGTCGGACTTCGGCGAGCGCGAGGCCCGGACCTGA
- a CDS encoding VWA domain-containing protein gives MYTQSITRTHRTAFILLIDGSGSMNEEILFHGKRMTKAEAVASITNGMLFELVERARRSDGVRDYYDISVLTYSGDNEVYSLLPEGREMLSVAELAAGEIPMKRELVEYRMPDGSTSLRELPVPDWIAAEAAGQTPMYQALDHAYEIAEAWCRNPAHAESFPPTVFNITDGEATDCDEEELRTICERIRSLRTCDGHVLLINIHIAPDESQHAVFFPTEEEAAYSNRYAGVLYDCSSPMPEVFNEAIREAKGPGALPPFRGMSYNTSAEQLIAMLNIGSISVKTE, from the coding sequence ATGTATACCCAAAGCATCACGCGAACGCACCGCACGGCCTTCATCCTGCTGATCGACGGTTCGGGCTCGATGAACGAGGAGATCCTCTTCCACGGGAAGCGGATGACCAAGGCCGAAGCCGTGGCCTCGATCACCAACGGCATGTTGTTCGAACTGGTCGAGCGGGCACGCCGCAGCGACGGGGTTCGCGACTACTACGACATTTCGGTCCTGACCTATTCGGGCGACAACGAGGTCTATTCGCTGCTTCCCGAAGGTCGGGAGATGCTCTCCGTGGCGGAGCTCGCCGCCGGGGAGATCCCCATGAAGCGCGAACTGGTCGAATACCGGATGCCGGACGGAAGCACGTCGCTGCGCGAACTCCCCGTTCCGGACTGGATTGCCGCCGAAGCCGCGGGACAGACGCCGATGTACCAGGCGCTGGACCATGCGTATGAAATCGCTGAGGCGTGGTGCCGCAACCCGGCCCATGCCGAGAGTTTCCCGCCCACGGTGTTCAACATCACCGATGGCGAGGCCACGGATTGCGACGAGGAGGAGCTGCGCACCATCTGCGAACGGATCCGAAGCCTGCGCACGTGCGACGGCCACGTGCTGCTGATCAACATCCACATCGCCCCCGACGAGTCGCAGCACGCCGTCTTCTTCCCCACAGAGGAGGAGGCCGCCTACTCCAACCGCTATGCCGGGGTGCTCTACGACTGTTCGAGTCCGATGCCCGAAGTCTTCAACGAGGCAATCCGCGAAGCCAAAGGCCCCGGGGCGCTGCCACCGTTCCGCGGCATGAGTTACAACACCTCGGCCGAACAACTCATCGCCATGCTCAACATCGGCTCGATCAGTGTCAAGACCGAATAA
- a CDS encoding DUF4954 family protein, with translation MTSLRTLTQAEISTLESLGNTAEDWAQIRVAEDFQPHQLLQNHFEGIVEITSGARVIRSRVRNYRIGEGSLITGVTALECRRRSAFGNGVGVATMNECGGRTVKIFDTMSAQVAYVMAVYRHRPQTIAALERLIDAYAESRSAEIGEVGRNCRIVGARFIREVRIGNDVQVDGASILENATLCDGAFIGVDVKAYDFIAAEGALIANGSTVERCFVGESCRLDKGFTAAESLFFANSHCENGEAASIFAGPYTVSHHKSSLLIAGMFSFFNAGSGSNQSNHLFKSGAVHQSVHLRGCKFASSAYIMSPALEGAFTMVMGHHSYHHDTSAFPYSYLIEKEGRSHLMPGSNLTSYGAVRDIEKWPARDRRKVKRDVIDFAEYNPYVTGAMLDAVNILHTLQEQDPDAAVYTYNKTLIRASSLQRGLKLYNKAIVAALGAMLDRGESDPHYDGSGRWLDLAGQYITRRAVGEILDAVDRGELTDMAAIDNRFRVFEVHYDDYAHSWALGVYASMLGHTPTTEELNDAIAAGRNAHAAMRSTTDADRERDCSLDMAVSYGLDCNNEEDRRKDYYAVRGLK, from the coding sequence ATGACTTCACTCAGAACGCTGACACAGGCGGAAATCTCCACCCTCGAATCCCTCGGCAATACGGCCGAGGATTGGGCACAAATTCGGGTTGCGGAGGACTTCCAGCCGCATCAGCTCCTTCAGAACCACTTCGAGGGGATTGTCGAAATCACCTCCGGAGCCCGCGTGATCCGCTCGCGCGTCCGCAACTACCGCATCGGCGAGGGTTCGCTCATCACAGGCGTCACGGCTCTCGAATGCCGCCGCCGCTCGGCATTCGGAAACGGCGTCGGCGTGGCCACGATGAACGAATGCGGCGGCCGCACGGTGAAGATTTTCGACACGATGTCGGCCCAGGTGGCCTACGTCATGGCCGTCTACCGCCACCGCCCGCAAACCATCGCCGCCCTGGAGCGCCTGATCGACGCCTATGCCGAAAGCCGCTCGGCGGAGATCGGAGAGGTGGGCCGCAACTGCCGGATCGTCGGTGCCCGCTTCATCCGCGAGGTCCGCATCGGCAACGACGTGCAGGTCGACGGCGCCTCGATCCTGGAGAACGCCACGCTCTGCGACGGCGCCTTCATCGGCGTGGACGTCAAGGCCTACGACTTCATCGCCGCCGAAGGGGCGCTGATCGCCAACGGCTCGACCGTCGAACGCTGTTTCGTGGGCGAGAGCTGCCGGTTGGACAAGGGCTTCACGGCCGCCGAATCGCTCTTCTTCGCCAACTCCCACTGCGAGAACGGCGAGGCAGCCTCGATCTTCGCCGGGCCCTACACCGTTTCGCACCACAAGTCGTCGCTGCTCATCGCGGGCATGTTCTCGTTCTTCAACGCCGGGAGCGGCTCGAACCAGAGCAACCACCTCTTCAAGAGCGGCGCCGTACACCAGTCGGTCCACCTGCGGGGCTGCAAGTTCGCATCGAGCGCCTACATCATGTCCCCGGCCCTCGAAGGGGCCTTCACGATGGTCATGGGGCACCACTCCTACCACCATGACACTTCGGCCTTCCCCTACTCCTACCTGATCGAGAAGGAGGGTCGGAGCCACCTTATGCCGGGCTCCAACCTGACGAGTTACGGAGCCGTGCGCGACATCGAGAAGTGGCCGGCCCGGGACCGCCGCAAGGTCAAACGCGACGTCATCGACTTCGCGGAGTACAACCCCTACGTCACGGGCGCGATGCTCGACGCCGTGAACATCCTCCACACGCTCCAGGAGCAGGACCCCGATGCGGCGGTCTATACCTACAACAAGACGCTGATCAGGGCCTCGTCGCTGCAGCGCGGGCTGAAACTCTACAACAAGGCGATCGTGGCGGCCCTCGGGGCGATGCTCGACCGCGGGGAGTCGGACCCGCACTACGACGGTTCGGGACGCTGGCTCGACCTGGCCGGGCAGTACATCACGCGGCGGGCCGTCGGGGAGATCCTCGACGCCGTGGACCGCGGAGAACTCACCGACATGGCGGCCATCGACAACCGCTTCCGGGTCTTCGAGGTCCACTACGACGACTATGCCCACAGCTGGGCGCTCGGGGTCTACGCCTCGATGCTGGGCCATACGCCGACGACCGAGGAGTTGAACGACGCCATCGCCGCCGGACGCAATGCCCATGCCGCGATGCGGAGCACCACGGATGCCGACCGTGAACGCGACTGCTCGCTCGACATGGCCGTCAGCTACGGCCTCGACTGCAACAACGAGGAGGACCGCCGCAAGGATTACTATGCGGTCCGGGGTCTGAAATAG